Within the Ketobacter sp. MCCC 1A13808 genome, the region GGCGTTCCACTGGTTACAACGCCACATCCCGGCTTGCCCTGCGCCGGCGTTAGTACACGGGGATTTTCGTCTGGGCAATTTGCTGGTGACGAAAGCCGGTTTGAACGGCGTACTGGACTGGGAGCTGTGTCATCTGGGTGATCCGATGGAAGACATCGGTTGGCTTTGTTGCCGGGCCTGGCGCTTCAGCAGACCGCACAAGCCGGTCGGGGGGTTCGGCGAGCGCAACGATCTGTTCCAGTGTTATGCCACGCTTTCAGGCCAGGAGATTGACGCAAACCGGGTGCGCTACTGGGAACTGTTCGCCAATCTGAAGTGGGGCGTAATCTGTCAATATCAGGCGTATGCCCATTTGCGCGGCCAGGTGCGCAGCGTCGAACGCGCTGCCATCGGCCGACGGGTGGCGGAAACCGAATACGATATGATGCAGATCTTGCACGCCATAGCGGAGCAAACCGAATGCCATTGAACCGACCGACCCGAATTGAATTGTTGGATGCAGTGGAATCGTATTTGCGTGAACCGGTGACCGATGCGAAAGCCGATGCGTTTTACCGGCGGGTTGCTGGCAACGTGCTTGCGATCGTGCAGCGGGAGCTGTTGCAAGCAAATCAATTTGTCATGCAAGAGCGGATTTTACTATGGACACGGTTACCCGAATGCGCAAGTGCAACGGTTATCCCTACGACCGAAGAGCAGACACAACAGGCTTGCAGCGAGATCAATCAACGGCTATGCGACCAAATCCAGCAAGATGAGATTGCGTTCGATACCCGGCTAACCTCGACCTTGCTGGAAATTGCGCAACTGAAATTAGCAATTGATAATCCCCGGCATGTTGTTTGAACGGGATAAGCGAGCTAACGGATC harbors:
- a CDS encoding DUF6285 domain-containing protein codes for the protein MPLNRPTRIELLDAVESYLREPVTDAKADAFYRRVAGNVLAIVQRELLQANQFVMQERILLWTRLPECASATVIPTTEEQTQQACSEINQRLCDQIQQDEIAFDTRLTSTLLEIAQLKLAIDNPRHVV